The Phoenix dactylifera cultivar Barhee BC4 chromosome 12, palm_55x_up_171113_PBpolish2nd_filt_p, whole genome shotgun sequence genome has a window encoding:
- the LOC103695746 gene encoding putative methyltransferase C9orf114 homolog, producing MCRRRSKREESMEEAESAENGSRLHEQHGESSKRKKRKKEENMKENKKKKKKKPTVSIAVPGSIIDNAQSLELATLLAGQIARAATIFRIDEVVVFDNKAASDDESLVTNGDESEIGAPFLVRILQYLETPQYLRRRLFPMHNSLRFVGLLPPLDAPHHVRKHEWSLYREGVTLEGNHLKGTLVDVGLSKNVVVEQAIEPGQRITVAMGTNRNIESDCLKKVVTPSIPREQMGLYWGYKVRYASNLSCVFKNCPFKGGYDHIIGTSEHGLVVNSSELIIPPFRHLLISFGGLGGLEESIEEDGNLKGKSVHDVFSSYLNTCPLQGSRTIRTEEAIFISLQYFQEPIKRAA from the exons ATGTGCCGCCGGAGaagcaaaagagaagaaagtatGGAAGAAGCGGAATCCGCCGAGAATGGAAGCAGGCTTCATGAGCAGCACGGCGAGAGCAGCAAGCGGAAGAAgcggaaaaaggaggagaacatGAAGgagaataaaaagaagaagaagaagaagccaacGGTCAGCATCGCCGTGCCGGGCTCCATCATCGACAACGCCCAGTCCCTCGAGCTCGCCACCCTC CTCGCCGGTCAGATTGCCCGGGCCGCCACTATTTTCCGGATTGATGAG GTGGTAGTATTTGATAATAAAGCTGCATCAGATGATGAATCTTTAGTTACGAACGGTGATGAGAGTGAAATTGGTGCGCCGTTTCTTGTGAGGATTTTGCAATATTTGGAGACGCCACAGTATCTGCGACGCCGGCTCTTTCCGATGCACAATAGCTTGAGATTTGTG GGTTTGCTTCCCCCACTTGATGCTCCTCACCATGTACGAAAACATGAATGGTCCCTGTACCGTGAAG GTGTTACATTGGAAGGGAATCATTTAAAGGGAACGCTTGTAGATGTTGGGTTGAGTAag AATGTTGTGGTTGAGCAAGCTATCGAACCTGGACAGCGGATAACTGTAGCTATGGGGACTAACCGTAATATTGAATCAG ATTGTTTGAAAAAAGTTGTTACACCCTCCATCCCAAGAGAACAAATGGGATTGTATTGGGGGTATAAAGTTAGATATGCTTCAAATCTGAGCTGTGTGTTCAAGAATTGCCCATTTAAG GGTGGATACGATCATATTATTGGAACTTCAGAGCATGGCCTTGTTGTTAATTCATCAGAGCTTATTATACCTCCATTTCG GCACCTTTTGATTTCCTTTGGTGGACTTGGAGGTTTGGAAGAGAGCATAGAAGAAGATGGTAATTTGAAG GGAAAAAGTGTTCATGATGTATTCAGTTCTTACTTGAACACATGTCCTCTTCAGGGAAGCAGAACAATAAGAACCGAG GAGGCCATTTTTATATCCCTACAGTATTTCCAAGAGCCAATAAAGCGAGCAGCATAA
- the LOC103695747 gene encoding nudix hydrolase 16, mitochondrial-like yields MCDLVARTGRHQQRYEAGCRLVAGCIPFKHRKCDESCGSKPKKIVEVLMISSQSGPGLLFPKGGWENDETVEEAAAREALEEAGVRGDIMEFLAFYYFKSKSHQDEFCPEGLCKAAMFAMHVKEELGSWPEQSTRHRRWLTIPEAVEQCRHPWMREALLEGFSKWHANNMMSAEEDHPGPISSTPAR; encoded by the exons ATGTGTGATTTGGTGGCCCGCACGGGTCGACATCAGCAGCGATACGAGGCCGGTTGTCGCCTTGTTGCCgg GTGTATACCATTCAAACATAGAAAGTGTGATGAAAGTTGTGGCTCTAAGCCCAAGAAGATTGTTGAGGTTCTTATGATAAGCTCACAAAGTGGACCAGGCCTTTTGTTTCCAAAG GGAGGATGGGAAAATGATGAAACTGTTGAAGAGGCTGCTGCAAGAGAAGCTCTTGAAGAAGCAGGAGTTCGAGGGGATATAATG GAATTTTTGGCATTCTATTACTTCAAAAGCAAAAGTCATCAAGATGAGTTCTGCCCAGAAGGCTTGTGCAAAGCTGCAatgtttgctatgcatgtcaaGGAGGAGCTCGGCTCATGGCCAGAACAGAGCACACGCCATCGGAGATGGCTTACCATTCCTGAAGCTGTGGAGCAATGTAGGCATCCATGGATGCGGGAAGCCCTTCTTGAAGGATTCTCAAAGTGGCATGCCAATAACATGATGAGTGCTGAAGAGGATCATCCTGGCCCCATCAGTTCGACCCCAGCAAGATGA